In SAR324 cluster bacterium, a genomic segment contains:
- a CDS encoding NAD-dependent epimerase/dehydratase family protein: MDNPKSEIEMMEPAVQGTLRVLKALNQADIQKVVLTSSIVAMMGDKKSETFTPEDWTDVNAKDVSTYAKSKTLAKGNMWDFVKHRTDQNKFELLVLYA, from the coding sequence ATTGACAATCCCAAGTCAGAAATTGAAATGATGGAACCTGCAGTCCAAGGTACTTTGCGGGTTCTAAAAGCTTTGAATCAAGCGGACATCCAAAAAGTTGTTTTGACCAGTTCAATTGTAGCAATGATGGGAGACAAAAAGAGTGAGACTTTCACACCTGAGGACTGGACAGACGTTAATGCAAAAGATGTCAGCACATATGCTAAAAGCAAGACTTTGGCAAAAGGAAATATGTGGGATTTCGTGAAGCACCGAACGGATCAAAACAAATTTGAACTTCTTGTGCTATACGCCTAG
- a CDS encoding TetR/AcrR family transcriptional regulator: protein MHLYWAKGVQNVSLNEICRQANIAKTSFYREFDSEDKLIGLAIKMYFDWFNCLLAKLNLEDKSSVEVFGMLMNMILDDRNEDIPPGCMLVKMRDVQGDKLGPKALAQLHFCQQQQMKMMEHFVICGQQRGDFTKEINIPTAVAYIDNQLSNALALKARGEPSDRIKEFTKIALSPLFLKK from the coding sequence ATGCACCTTTACTGGGCGAAAGGAGTTCAGAATGTCTCGCTGAACGAAATATGCAGACAAGCCAACATCGCAAAAACTTCATTTTATCGTGAGTTTGATAGTGAAGATAAATTGATAGGATTAGCGATTAAAATGTATTTTGATTGGTTCAATTGCCTGCTGGCCAAATTAAACCTAGAGGACAAGTCAAGTGTAGAAGTTTTTGGGATGCTAATGAATATGATTCTAGATGATCGGAATGAAGATATTCCACCCGGTTGTATGTTAGTAAAAATGAGGGATGTTCAGGGAGACAAACTAGGTCCAAAAGCTTTAGCACAGCTTCATTTCTGCCAGCAACAGCAAATGAAAATGATGGAGCATTTTGTCATTTGTGGTCAACAGCGTGGTGACTTTACGAAAGAGATCAACATCCCTACAGCAGTAGCCTACATTGATAATCAACTGAGCAATGCCCTTGCGCTGAAGGCTCGAGGTGAACCCTCAGATCGAATTAAGGAGTTCACTAAAATAGCTCTCTCACCCTTGTTTCTAAAGAAATAG